From the Lolium rigidum isolate FL_2022 chromosome 2, APGP_CSIRO_Lrig_0.1, whole genome shotgun sequence genome, one window contains:
- the LOC124686669 gene encoding polygalacturonase inhibitor-like — MRMHSQALLVVLLSSLLAGAANAEAPREPTNKDCHPRDRAAMLAIMAALGQSGTPYPENYCCDWFGVTCDKFTGRVVGLSLFQQPQLTGTIPDAMANLIHLQDLFLHHIPALSGPIPPAIGKLSNLTSLHIAWTAVSGPVPSFLAALTKLSQLDLSFNSLTGAIPASLGSIPNLSGINLSRNRLTGAIPSTIFSKSAGNVYLYLSHNNLTGPLPAEFADMSFVQLDLSRNALTGDASRLFGRGKALQYLDLSRNAFDFDMSGVVFPEQLDFVDVSHNAISGSIPAQVANLTNLQFFNVSYNRLCGALPTGGKMPTFDLYNFQHNKCLCGAPFFPSCKT; from the coding sequence ATGAGGATGCACTCACAGGCTttgctcgtcgtcctcctctcctctctgctcgccggagcagccaaTGCCGAGGCCCCCCGCGAGCCTACAAACAAGGATTGCCACCCCCGCGACAGGGCCGCGATGCTCGCCATCATGGCTGCCCTTGGGCAGTCAGGTACACCCTACCCCGAAAACTACTGCTGCGACTGGTTCGGCGTCACATGCGACAAGTTCACCGGACGCGTCGTCGGCCTCTCCCTTTTCCAACAGCCACAACTCACGGGCACCATCCCCGACGCCATGGCCAACCTCATCCACCTGCAGGACCTCTTCCTGCACCACATCCCGGCGCTGTCGGGCCCCATACCTCCGGCGATCGGCAAGCTCTCCAACCTCACGAGCCTCCACATCGCCTGGACTGCCGTGTCAGGCCCCGTGCCGTCCTTCCTGGCCGCGCTCACAAAGCTGTCCCAGCTGGACCTCTCCTTCAACTCGCTCACCGGCGCCATCCCGGCCTCGCTAGGGAGCATCCCTAACCTGTCCGGAATCAACCTCAGCCGCAACCGCCTCACCGGCGCCATCCCGTCGACGATCTTCAGCAAGTCCGCGGGAAACGTCTACCTCTATCTGTCGCACAACAACCTCACGGGGCCTCTCCCCGCCGAGTTCGCCGACATGAGCTTCGTGCAGCTCGACCTGTCGCGCAACGCCTTGACGGGCGACGCGTCCCGCCTCTTCGGCCGCGGGAAGGCATTGCAGTACTTGGACCTATCCCGCAACGCCTTCGATTTTGACATGTCGGGCGTGGTCTTCCCGGAGCAGCTTGACTTCGTCGACGTGAGCCACAACGCCATAAGTGGCAGCATCCCGGCTCAGGTAGCGAACCTGACCAACCTGCAGTTCTTCAACGTCAGCTACAACCGGCTCTGCGGCGCACTGCCGACCGGTGGGAAGATGCCCACTTTCGATCTCTACAACTTCCAGCACAATAAGTGTCTGTGCGGTGCCCCCTTCTTCCCTTCATGCAAGACATAA
- the LOC124689858 gene encoding uncharacterized protein LOC124689858: MAELVAAGRLLRDAVSGRYQLHGQRRDALNLEKDVSEIKRDLKKMMDGQGKSVFEEPGAADSRALLARVLADNRHILEILDSLKESVANNKTMLESFRGEQEELKESVDNLDSSVDTLDDSVRDAMKEMEERIGTVKELVKEALEESVEETLKETVEEAVKETMESTEETLKETIKETVKDAINETVKETVENVEESLKETIEEAVKETIESTLEESVKETIESTVADSMRDAIESTMEETVKEAIESTVEESIESMETSVDKFNESVEKLEETISDALDHKYNSMDNLVEQARNILGKMEERLDE, from the exons ATGGCGGAGCTTGTAGCTGCGGGCCGCTTGCTCCGGGATGCTGTGTCAGGACGTTATCAGCTCCATGGCCAGCGCAG GGATGCACTGAATCTCGAGAAGGACGTGTCAGAAATCAAAAGAGATTTGAAGAAGATGATGGATGGCCAGGGGAAGTCGGTGTTCGAGGAGCCAGGGGCAGCTGATAGTAGAGCGCTTCTGGCGAGGGTACTGGCAGACAACAGACATATCCTTGAGATTCTCGATAGCTTAAAGGAGTCTGTGGCAAATAACAAAACGATGTTGGAGAGCTTTAGGGGGGAGCAGGAGGAACTAAAGGAGTCAGTTGATAACCTAGATAGCTCCGTGGATACGCTTGACGACTCGGTAAGAGACGCCATGAAGGAAATGGAAGAGCGCATTGGGACAGTCAAAGAGTTGGTGAAAGAGGCCCTAGAAGAGAGTGTGGAAGAGACGCTCAAGGAGACCGTAGAAGAGGCGGTGAAAGAGACCATGGAGAGCACGGAAGAGACGCTGAAAGAGACCATAAAAGAGACGGTGAAAGATGCCATAAATGAGACAGTGAAAGAGACTGTAGAGAATGTGGAAGAGTCACTGAAAGAGACCATAGAAGAGGCGGTGAAAGAGACCATAGAGAGTACCCTGGAAGAGTCCGTGAAAGAGACCATAGAGAGTACAGTGGCAGATTCGATGAGAGATGCCATAGAGAGTACAATGGAAGAGACCGTGAAAGAGGCCATAGAGAGTACGGTGGAAGAGTCCATAGAGAGTATGGAGACGTCAGTCGATAAATTCAATGAGTCGGTTGAAAAGCTGGAAGAGACCATCTCAGATGccttggatcacaagtataactcGATGGATAACCTGGTGGAACAAGCCAGAAATATACTGGGCAAGATGGAGGAGCGCTTAGATGAGTAG